One window from the genome of Rickettsiella endosymbiont of Xylota segnis encodes:
- a CDS encoding LbtU family siderophore porin, whose amino-acid sequence MLSNKYKLTTLMAGVCWLSLQGNVALANETNQTSNDNEIRRLSQRTQALESELQRVQNQVATLRRQSNQTAVSNTTETAAHQSLVTSLHPFFIIGTPVISSPYIGINSEYNASDLVVNQPYVNEDLYLLQQRKQIFNYLQQSGHQLSDTPVINLSGKIESQIYHTNHFGNFQNNSATDIDLTGIELDTEILVNQWVTGLIAFVYDNTPPTDMSPRRIDNSRVLLERGFLTIGNLAKFPLYATMGQFYVPFGQYSSSMISDPFTKTLGRTKARALELGFSKQFNDENDLNLSAFIFRGPSRTSLDNNGLRNYGANAEYIFTKPKWNIDIGGSYIRNIADSLGMQHNGNNGLGNFEGFATNNNTELMNPVSGLDARGTLSVGAFSLTSEYVTASRSFAQSVLSINGQGAKPAAFHTEAAYKFDVLEKPSAIIIGYDQSKDALGLLFPKKRYIATLSTSVWKDTIESLEFRHDIDYSAMDVATGQSGFNPINGTGKSGNTITLQIGLYF is encoded by the coding sequence ATGCTAAGTAACAAATATAAATTAACGACGCTTATGGCAGGTGTGTGTTGGTTAAGTTTACAAGGAAATGTTGCATTAGCTAATGAAACCAACCAGACAAGTAATGACAATGAAATTAGAAGATTGTCGCAACGGACTCAAGCCCTAGAATCCGAGCTACAGCGCGTGCAAAATCAAGTGGCCACCTTGCGTAGACAATCAAACCAGACAGCAGTTTCCAATACTACTGAAACAGCTGCACATCAAAGTTTGGTTACTTCTTTGCATCCTTTTTTTATTATAGGTACTCCAGTTATTAGTTCGCCTTATATAGGGATCAACTCAGAATATAATGCTTCCGATTTAGTCGTTAATCAGCCTTATGTGAATGAGGATTTGTATCTACTACAACAAAGAAAACAAATTTTTAACTATTTACAACAAAGTGGACATCAACTTTCAGATACTCCTGTTATCAATTTAAGCGGAAAAATAGAATCGCAAATTTATCATACCAATCATTTTGGTAATTTTCAAAATAACTCGGCCACAGATATTGATTTGACTGGCATCGAATTAGATACTGAGATTTTAGTCAATCAATGGGTAACAGGACTTATTGCGTTCGTTTATGATAATACCCCTCCAACAGATATGTCGCCTAGACGAATTGATAATTCTCGTGTTCTTTTAGAACGAGGATTTTTAACAATAGGAAATTTAGCTAAGTTTCCTCTGTATGCAACTATGGGTCAGTTTTATGTGCCATTTGGTCAATATTCATCTTCGATGATTAGTGATCCATTTACTAAAACCTTAGGTAGAACTAAAGCTAGAGCTCTGGAGCTAGGTTTTTCAAAACAATTTAATGATGAAAATGATTTAAATTTATCGGCTTTTATTTTCAGAGGCCCAAGCCGAACTAGCCTAGATAATAATGGTCTACGAAATTATGGTGCCAATGCTGAATATATTTTCACTAAGCCAAAATGGAATATTGATATAGGAGGAAGTTATATTCGTAATATTGCAGATTCTTTAGGTATGCAACATAACGGTAACAATGGCCTTGGAAATTTTGAAGGATTTGCTACTAATAATAATACTGAGTTAATGAACCCTGTGTCAGGGTTGGATGCACGCGGAACTTTAAGCGTGGGTGCTTTTAGCTTAACTAGCGAGTATGTTACCGCTAGCCGCTCATTTGCACAGTCAGTATTATCCATTAATGGGCAAGGTGCTAAGCCAGCAGCTTTTCACACAGAAGCGGCTTATAAGTTTGATGTCTTAGAAAAACCAAGTGCAATTATTATTGGATATGATCAATCAAAGGATGCCTTAGGTTTACTTTTTCCTAAGAAGCGTTATATAGCCACTCTAAGTACATCTGTTTGGAAAGATACCATTGAAAGTTTAGAATTTCGTCACGATATTGACTATAGCGCAATGGATGTTGCCACTGGTCAATCCGGCTTTAATCCCATTAATGGAACAGGAAAAAGTGGTAATACAATTACTTTACAAATAGGTTTATATTTTTAA
- a CDS encoding LbtU family siderophore porin, which translates to MKLKAIVASLVTLGLSGPVLAMQPYMMDTSYQMDVMRYQVNKLDSILDRNQPGGFDQPCGWTCRINVSGWINADAYLANKPPVFWEPNPAFNPTIPIDPTSIPPNVLTLPTSGRASDLLLNNANLFVDARVNNWVTANMSVVYSSLSGLPGSTGPYNIANSLFVYHPLNRTSIDTAYATIGNFQASPIYFRVGKEYIPFGAYDPYGFVTQENPTQLFTEITSTAAQLGFIAPGGFYGSLYTFAGNPKISDGGSTRRIQNGGVDLGWGWRMFNSKWNLNAGYIANIADSNFLSSYYLNQIVEGTTVPGLPNEKVPAWNVNADVTFGPFDANGHYIATTRSLANPIFLSGNSSPGFPVLTNPPAQLGKPNVWGLEAGLTFPVMAHQSRVAIGYQKTTHLATFLPQRRIYADYMVNLAKWFDVGIAIFQDRDYNIGEGAIINNTNDGNAPPIGTIIHQGATGNKSTVGQLRASIKFA; encoded by the coding sequence ATGAAACTCAAAGCGATTGTTGCTTCACTTGTAACACTTGGGCTTAGCGGTCCTGTATTAGCGATGCAGCCGTATATGATGGATACATCCTATCAAATGGATGTAATGCGTTATCAAGTCAATAAACTTGATTCGATCCTTGACCGAAATCAACCTGGCGGATTTGATCAACCTTGTGGTTGGACTTGCCGCATCAATGTCAGTGGTTGGATCAATGCCGATGCTTATTTAGCGAATAAGCCACCGGTTTTTTGGGAACCTAACCCAGCATTTAACCCAACCATTCCGATAGATCCAACTTCGATACCACCTAACGTATTAACTCTTCCAACATCCGGTCGAGCCAGTGATCTATTGCTAAATAATGCGAATTTATTCGTAGATGCTCGAGTGAATAACTGGGTGACGGCGAATATGTCGGTGGTCTATAGTTCTTTATCAGGTCTACCAGGTTCAACGGGGCCTTACAATATTGCTAACTCACTTTTTGTGTATCATCCGTTGAATCGAACCTCAATAGATACCGCGTATGCGACTATTGGTAATTTCCAAGCTTCACCTATTTATTTTAGAGTGGGTAAAGAATACATCCCATTTGGTGCCTATGACCCTTATGGATTTGTAACACAAGAAAACCCAACACAATTATTCACTGAGATTACTTCAACTGCTGCGCAATTAGGATTTATTGCACCAGGTGGTTTCTATGGTTCCTTATACACCTTTGCGGGTAATCCTAAGATCTCAGACGGTGGTTCTACACGTCGTATTCAAAACGGTGGTGTGGATTTAGGCTGGGGTTGGAGAATGTTTAATAGTAAGTGGAATTTAAATGCAGGTTATATTGCGAATATAGCGGATTCAAATTTCTTATCTTCCTATTATCTAAATCAGATTGTTGAGGGAACAACGGTTCCAGGTTTACCGAATGAAAAGGTACCGGCTTGGAACGTGAACGCAGATGTGACCTTCGGACCTTTTGATGCAAACGGTCACTATATTGCGACCACTCGTAGTTTAGCAAATCCAATCTTTTTAAGCGGTAATTCTTCACCAGGATTTCCCGTGTTAACGAATCCGCCCGCGCAGTTAGGTAAGCCTAACGTCTGGGGTTTAGAAGCAGGATTGACATTCCCCGTGATGGCGCATCAATCACGAGTAGCGATTGGTTATCAAAAAACTACACACTTAGCAACTTTCTTGCCACAGCGTCGTATCTATGCGGACTATATGGTTAATTTAGCCAAATGGTTTGATGTGGGTATAGCGATATTTCAAGACAGAGACTACAATATTGGCGAAGGGGCTATTATTAACAACACTAATGATGGTAATGCACCACCTATTGGAACTATCATACATCAAGGTGCAACCGGTAATAAATCTACAGTTGGCCAATTACGTGCCAGCATTAAATTTGCTTAA
- the coaBC gene encoding bifunctional phosphopantothenoylcysteine decarboxylase/phosphopantothenate--cysteine ligase CoaBC: MNKRILLGITGSIAAYKTPELIRKLKEQHHDIRVVLTSCGKAFVTPLTLQTVSQHKIYEELIDVEAEAAMSHIDLARWPDCILIAPATAHVIAKLAHGFADDLLSTLCLASNTRLIIVPAMNQTMWFNQATQDNVNTLKERDCLFIGPGEGSQACGEFGLGRMLEPLEIVDSLSKVFIKPYLYKQRILITAGPTQECIDPVRYLSNRSSGKMGFALAQAAIEAGAEVTLISGPVALTPPRKLKFISVKTANEMLSAVKQEISQQTVFISTAAVADYQAVNPALHKIKKSNAPLTLQLKPTIDILNTVSQMHLEAKPLLVGFAAETEYTLKFAEEKRRSKNIDLMVVNDVSQGDIGFDSDKNEVTVLSSDVPIHLARAPKQLIAQQLLQIVANRMHNTAKC; the protein is encoded by the coding sequence ATGAACAAACGCATATTATTGGGTATTACAGGTAGTATTGCTGCTTATAAAACTCCGGAACTTATTAGAAAACTCAAAGAACAACATCATGATATCAGAGTTGTTTTAACTTCTTGTGGCAAAGCTTTTGTAACACCTTTGACACTGCAAACAGTTTCACAACACAAAATATATGAAGAACTTATAGATGTTGAAGCTGAAGCTGCAATGAGTCATATTGACCTTGCACGATGGCCCGATTGTATTTTGATAGCTCCTGCGACAGCACATGTGATTGCTAAATTAGCTCACGGTTTTGCTGATGATTTATTGAGTACATTATGTTTGGCGTCCAACACACGTTTAATTATCGTACCTGCGATGAATCAAACGATGTGGTTTAATCAAGCAACGCAAGATAATGTTAATACGCTTAAAGAAAGGGATTGTTTATTTATAGGGCCTGGAGAAGGGAGTCAAGCCTGTGGAGAGTTTGGTTTAGGGCGCATGCTGGAACCTTTAGAGATAGTGGACTCTTTATCAAAAGTATTTATCAAACCCTACTTATACAAGCAAAGAATTTTAATTACTGCAGGTCCGACTCAAGAATGTATCGATCCCGTGCGCTATTTATCAAATCGTAGTTCGGGTAAGATGGGATTTGCTTTAGCCCAGGCTGCCATAGAAGCGGGTGCTGAAGTTACACTCATTAGTGGACCAGTCGCTTTAACACCTCCAAGGAAATTGAAATTTATATCAGTGAAGACTGCCAACGAAATGCTATCGGCTGTGAAGCAGGAAATTAGTCAACAGACGGTTTTTATAAGTACTGCTGCTGTCGCAGATTATCAAGCTGTAAACCCAGCGTTACACAAAATTAAAAAATCGAATGCACCGTTAACTTTACAACTAAAACCTACCATTGACATTTTGAATACTGTCAGTCAAATGCACTTAGAAGCTAAACCTTTATTGGTTGGTTTTGCTGCAGAAACTGAATATACCTTAAAATTTGCTGAAGAGAAGCGTAGGAGTAAAAACATAGATTTAATGGTGGTTAATGATGTTAGTCAAGGGGATATTGGTTTTGATAGTGATAAAAATGAAGTAACTGTATTATCTTCTGATGTTCCTATCCACTTAGCGCGTGCACCTAAACAATTAATAGCCCAACAATTACTGCAAATAGTGGCGAATCGTATGCATAATACTGCAAAATGCTAA
- a CDS encoding LbtU family siderophore porin produces the protein MKLKAIVASLVTLGLSGPVLAMQPYMMDTSYQMDVMRYQVNKLDSILDRNQPGGFDQPCGWTCRINVSGWINADAYLANKPPVFWEPNPAFNPTIPIDPTSIPPNVLTLPTSGRASDLLLNNANLFVDARVNNWVTANMSVVYSSLSGLPGSTGPYNIANSLFVYHPLNRTSIDTAYATIGNFQASPIYFRVGKEYIPFGAYDPYGFVTQENPTQLFTEITSTAAQLGFIAPGGFYGSLYTFAGNPKISDGGSTRRIQNGGADLGWGFRWLNSKFNVNAGYIANIADSNFLSSYYLNQIVEGTTVPGLPNEKVPAWNFNADVSFGPFDANGHYIQTTRSLANPIFLSGNSAPGMAVLLNPPAQLGKPTVWGLEAGLTFPVMAHQSRVAIGYQKTTHLATFLPQRRIYADYMVNLAKWFDVGIAVFQDRDYNVGEGAITSTVAPDQVQPIGTIVHQGATGNKSTVGQLRASIKFA, from the coding sequence ATGAAACTCAAAGCGATTGTTGCTTCACTTGTAACACTTGGGCTTAGCGGTCCTGTATTGGCGATGCAGCCGTATATGATGGATACATCCTATCAAATGGATGTAATGCGTTATCAAGTCAATAAACTTGATTCGATCCTTGACCGAAATCAACCTGGCGGATTTGATCAACCTTGTGGTTGGACTTGCCGCATCAATGTCAGTGGTTGGATCAATGCCGATGCTTATTTAGCGAATAAGCCACCGGTTTTTTGGGAACCTAACCCAGCATTTAACCCAACCATTCCGATAGATCCAACTTCGATACCACCTAACGTATTAACTCTTCCAACATCCGGTCGAGCCAGTGATCTATTGCTAAATAATGCGAATTTATTCGTAGATGCTCGAGTGAATAACTGGGTGACGGCGAATATGTCGGTGGTCTATAGTTCTTTATCAGGTCTACCAGGTTCAACGGGGCCTTACAATATTGCTAACTCACTTTTTGTGTATCATCCGTTGAATCGAACCTCAATAGATACCGCGTATGCGACTATTGGTAATTTCCAAGCTTCACCTATTTATTTTAGAGTGGGTAAAGAATACATCCCATTTGGTGCCTATGACCCTTATGGATTTGTAACACAAGAAAACCCAACACAATTATTCACTGAGATTACTTCAACTGCTGCGCAATTAGGATTTATTGCACCAGGTGGTTTCTATGGTTCCTTATACACCTTTGCGGGTAATCCTAAGATCTCAGACGGTGGTTCGACACGTCGTATCCAAAATGGTGGTGCAGATTTAGGCTGGGGATTTAGATGGCTTAATAGTAAATTCAATGTAAACGCTGGCTATATTGCGAATATAGCGGATTCAAACTTCTTATCCTCCTATTATCTTAATCAGATTGTTGAAGGTACAACGGTTCCCGGTTTACCAAATGAAAAAGTGCCTGCATGGAACTTCAATGCCGATGTAAGCTTCGGACCTTTTGACGCGAATGGACATTATATTCAAACAACACGTAGTTTAGCGAACCCTATCTTTTTAAGTGGTAACTCAGCACCAGGAATGGCAGTGTTATTAAATCCACCCGCACAGTTAGGTAAACCTACCGTGTGGGGCTTAGAAGCCGGATTGACGTTCCCAGTGATGGCGCACCAATCACGCGTGGCAATTGGTTATCAAAAAACTACACACTTAGCAACTTTCTTGCCACAGCGTCGTATCTATGCGGACTATATGGTTAATTTAGCCAAATGGTTTGATGTGGGTATAGCCGTCTTCCAAGACAGAGATTACAACGTTGGTGAAGGGGCTATTACGAGTACGGTTGCACCTGATCAAGTACAACCGATTGGAACCATAGTACATCAAGGTGCAACTGGTAATAAATCAACGGTTGGTCAATTACGCGCCAGCATTAAATTCGCTTAA
- a CDS encoding TerC family protein — translation MFELFFSPEAWISLLTLTALEIILGIDNLVFISIVTNRLAQSQQRSARQFGLLLACITRLLLLATLAWMTKFTQPLFTLVGHVFSGRDLVLILGGLFLLAKGTSELHFNVTTPTKNKSSLHRYSRFSMVIIQIMFLDIIFSLDSVITAVGMAQEFIIMALAIIIAIALMIWASGPLSHFINIYPNLKILGLSFLLLIGLVLVADGFGMHVPRAYLYFAIAFSVFVEWLNILANRWRQKKNSN, via the coding sequence ATGTTTGAATTATTTTTTTCTCCGGAAGCTTGGATTAGTTTACTTACTTTAACAGCTTTAGAGATTATTTTGGGTATTGATAATCTGGTTTTCATTTCTATCGTAACAAATAGGCTTGCGCAATCTCAGCAACGTTCAGCTCGTCAATTTGGTTTATTACTCGCCTGTATAACACGCTTACTTTTATTGGCAACGCTTGCTTGGATGACTAAGTTTACGCAGCCGCTTTTTACTCTGGTAGGGCATGTTTTCTCAGGAAGGGACTTAGTTCTTATCCTAGGAGGATTATTTTTACTTGCAAAAGGGACCAGTGAACTTCATTTTAATGTAACTACTCCGACAAAAAACAAAAGCAGTCTACATCGGTATTCGCGATTTTCGATGGTTATCATTCAAATTATGTTTTTAGATATTATTTTTTCATTGGATAGTGTGATCACCGCAGTAGGAATGGCCCAAGAATTTATAATTATGGCCTTAGCTATTATTATCGCAATTGCATTAATGATATGGGCAAGTGGCCCACTAAGTCATTTTATTAATATCTACCCGAATCTAAAGATTCTCGGTTTAAGTTTTTTATTATTAATAGGATTAGTACTAGTAGCTGATGGATTTGGGATGCATGTACCTAGAGCTTATCTGTATTTTGCTATTGCTTTCTCTGTATTTGTAGAATGGTTAAATATTCTGGCTAACCGGTGGCGACAGAAGAAAAATTCGAATTAG
- a CDS encoding superoxide dismutase, with protein MKHELPPLPYALDALEPVISKETLEYHYGKHHKAYVDKLNELIPGTEFETLSLEEIIKKAPPGPIFNNAAQVWNHTFYWHCMTPEAPKNKLKGPLEDAINKTFGSVDKFKENFVKAAIGQFGSGWAWLVKDAQGVTIKTTSNAQTPIQDSKSCLFTCDVWEHAYYIDYRNARPKYLEKFWEVVNWGFVAENFEK; from the coding sequence ATGAAACATGAGTTACCCCCATTACCCTATGCCTTAGATGCTCTGGAACCCGTTATTTCAAAAGAAACCTTAGAATATCATTATGGCAAACACCATAAAGCTTATGTCGACAAACTGAATGAATTAATTCCTGGTACAGAGTTCGAAACTTTATCTCTGGAAGAAATTATCAAAAAAGCCCCTCCAGGCCCTATTTTTAATAACGCTGCTCAAGTATGGAATCATACCTTTTATTGGCATTGTATGACACCCGAAGCACCAAAAAACAAGTTGAAAGGGCCTCTAGAAGATGCAATAAATAAAACCTTTGGTTCTGTCGATAAATTCAAAGAAAATTTTGTTAAGGCCGCCATTGGACAATTCGGCTCTGGATGGGCTTGGCTGGTAAAAGATGCGCAGGGGGTGACGATAAAAACAACGAGTAATGCACAAACTCCTATCCAGGATAGCAAATCTTGTCTTTTTACTTGTGATGTCTGGGAGCATGCTTACTATATTGACTACCGCAATGCACGCCCAAAATATCTTGAAAAATTTTGGGAAGTAGTGAATTGGGGTTTTGTTGCTGAAAATTTCGAAAAATAA
- the panB gene encoding 3-methyl-2-oxobutanoate hydroxymethyltransferase, which produces MNVLEFTKKKITKEKIVILTCYDYSTAKILNDSPLDALLIGDSLAMTMHGFKDTVMATMTLMELHTAAVCRGAPSKFLITDLPFLSYRRSLSRSVIAVRRLVQAGAQAVKLEGAAGNLSLIRHLVESGIPVMGHLGLTPQFVHSLGGYKVQGKTHTQAERLKEDAFALEQAGCFAIVLECVPAQLAKEITTSLKISTIGIGAGVDTDGQVLVLQDLLGLNLDFKPKFVNHFLNGNQLIRKAVDQYSHSVKHKEFPGYEHSY; this is translated from the coding sequence ATGAACGTTCTAGAATTTACTAAAAAAAAAATAACTAAAGAAAAAATCGTAATCTTAACTTGTTATGATTATAGTACCGCAAAAATCCTTAATGATTCTCCGTTAGATGCATTATTAATTGGTGATAGTCTTGCCATGACTATGCATGGGTTTAAAGATACCGTTATGGCTACAATGACTTTAATGGAACTTCATACTGCTGCGGTATGCCGAGGTGCTCCTTCTAAATTTCTCATTACCGATCTTCCTTTTTTAAGTTATCGCCGATCATTAAGTCGTAGTGTCATCGCTGTACGAAGGCTTGTGCAAGCAGGTGCACAAGCTGTTAAATTAGAAGGTGCAGCAGGAAATCTTTCCTTGATAAGGCATTTAGTCGAATCAGGTATTCCAGTTATGGGTCATTTAGGTTTAACTCCCCAATTCGTTCATAGTTTGGGTGGATATAAAGTTCAGGGAAAAACCCATACGCAGGCAGAGCGACTTAAAGAAGATGCCTTTGCTTTAGAGCAAGCGGGTTGTTTTGCCATAGTTCTTGAGTGTGTTCCAGCACAACTGGCAAAAGAAATAACAACTTCACTAAAAATTTCAACAATTGGTATAGGAGCTGGTGTTGATACTGACGGTCAGGTTTTAGTCTTGCAAGATTTATTAGGACTCAATCTGGATTTCAAACCAAAATTTGTTAACCACTTTCTTAATGGTAATCAGTTGATTCGAAAAGCAGTGGATCAATATAGTCATTCTGTTAAACACAAAGAATTTCCTGGTTATGAACATAGTTACTAA
- a CDS encoding PLP-dependent aspartate aminotransferase family protein yields the protein MKNSEKKLEFATRCIHSGQIPDPSTGALITPIYATSTYVQKSPGVHQGFEYSRTHNPTRFAYERCIADLENGQAGFAFASGMAAINTLLELLNPGDHIIGMDDLYGGTVRLFNQIKQRSSDLNFSYVDMTDLNNLIKQIKPETKLLWMESPTNPLLKLVDIQQVVKIARQHKLITVLDNTFATPWAQQPITLGCDLVVHSATKYLNGHSDMVGGIVVVGENAELIEKITYLQNAMGAIQGPFDSFLALRGLHTLALRMQRHCENALKIAQFLEQHNMVEKVFYPGLASHPQHELAKKQMHNRFGGIVSFVLQGNLEETRHFVERCRLFKLAESLGCVESLVDHPAIMTHAALPIETRERLGITDSLLRLSVGIEAAQDLIDDLEHGLTF from the coding sequence ATGAAAAATAGTGAAAAAAAATTAGAATTTGCCACTCGCTGCATACATTCTGGACAAATACCTGATCCAAGTACTGGTGCTTTAATAACACCCATTTATGCAACATCAACTTACGTTCAAAAAAGCCCAGGGGTACATCAAGGCTTTGAGTATTCCAGAACTCACAATCCTACTCGGTTTGCTTACGAACGTTGTATTGCCGATTTAGAAAATGGTCAGGCAGGATTTGCTTTTGCTTCTGGAATGGCGGCTATTAATACGCTACTTGAGCTATTAAATCCCGGCGATCATATCATAGGTATGGATGACTTATATGGTGGCACCGTACGTTTATTTAATCAAATTAAGCAACGATCATCAGATTTAAATTTTTCATATGTGGACATGACTGATTTAAATAATTTAATTAAGCAAATAAAACCTGAAACTAAATTATTATGGATGGAATCCCCGACTAATCCTTTATTAAAATTAGTTGATATACAACAAGTAGTAAAAATTGCTCGCCAACATAAATTAATTACTGTACTTGATAATACGTTTGCAACTCCTTGGGCCCAGCAACCCATAACATTGGGCTGTGATCTTGTTGTCCATTCTGCCACAAAATATTTGAATGGACATTCCGATATGGTCGGAGGTATTGTAGTCGTCGGTGAGAATGCTGAATTAATTGAGAAAATAACTTATTTACAAAATGCCATGGGGGCCATACAAGGTCCTTTTGACAGTTTCCTTGCCTTGCGAGGCTTGCACACTTTAGCGTTACGTATGCAAAGACATTGTGAAAACGCATTAAAAATTGCTCAGTTTTTGGAGCAACACAATATGGTTGAAAAAGTTTTTTATCCTGGCTTAGCGAGTCATCCTCAACATGAATTAGCTAAAAAACAAATGCATAACCGCTTCGGAGGGATTGTAAGCTTTGTGTTGCAAGGAAATTTAGAAGAAACACGTCATTTTGTTGAACGTTGTCGTTTATTTAAATTGGCAGAAAGCCTAGGTTGTGTAGAGAGTCTTGTTGATCATCCTGCCATTATGACGCATGCTGCTTTACCTATAGAAACTCGTGAGCGTCTTGGCATTACTGATAGTCTACTGCGCTTATCAGTAGGAATAGAAGCTGCCCAAGACCTTATTGATGATCTTGAACATGGATTAACATTCTAA
- the grxD gene encoding Grx4 family monothiol glutaredoxin, with amino-acid sequence MSITEVNTLETIKQQIAKYPLILYMKGTPENPCCGFSARVVQILKICSVKFAHVDVLENSNIRRELPQYSNWPTFPQLFYQGELMGGCDIVEQLYKTGDLQKKLSET; translated from the coding sequence ATGTCTATTACTGAAGTGAATACCTTAGAAACAATTAAGCAACAAATTGCGAAATACCCGTTGATTCTCTATATGAAAGGAACTCCCGAAAATCCTTGTTGCGGTTTTTCGGCACGAGTAGTACAAATTCTAAAAATCTGCAGTGTAAAATTTGCACATGTTGATGTACTTGAAAATAGTAATATCCGTCGCGAATTACCACAATATTCTAACTGGCCAACTTTTCCACAGCTTTTTTACCAAGGAGAGTTAATGGGTGGATGCGATATAGTTGAACAGCTTTATAAAACTGGCGACCTACAAAAAAAATTATCAGAAACTTGA
- a CDS encoding aspartate aminotransferase family protein produces the protein MTSALMPIYPNRLPVAFEKGSGVWLTDTQGEKYLDALAGIAVCGLGHAHPAITETICKQAAKLIHTSNTYHIPEQEILASELARLSGMDQVFFSNSGAESNEAAIKMTRLYARKKGIDQPIIIAMKNAFHGRTMATLSLSGSERLQIGFEPLLERFIHIPFNDVVALENAIKKHKKNIVAIMLEPIQGDGGIKIATSNFLKAIRDYCDQHDWLMILDEIQTGLCRTGPWFAYQTYNILPDIVTIAKTLGNGFPIGAYCSRGKANNIFPIGKHGSTFAGSALACAVAITVINTLEKERFSAHVKKIGAYLLSKLQNSFDNHPHVVTIKGQGLMLGIELDVECRNIPRIGLKHHLLFNVVSNNTIRLLPALILQEAEADEICLRLIKTIAEFYNSSL, from the coding sequence ATGACATCTGCCTTGATGCCTATTTATCCAAATCGACTTCCTGTCGCCTTTGAAAAAGGCTCAGGAGTGTGGCTGACAGATACTCAAGGTGAAAAATATTTAGATGCTTTAGCAGGTATTGCAGTTTGCGGTTTAGGACATGCTCATCCTGCAATCACTGAGACAATTTGCAAGCAAGCTGCAAAATTAATTCACACATCAAATACTTATCATATTCCGGAACAGGAAATATTAGCGTCAGAACTGGCGCGACTATCTGGAATGGATCAAGTTTTTTTTTCTAATTCAGGCGCAGAATCAAACGAAGCGGCTATCAAAATGACGCGACTTTATGCCCGCAAAAAAGGGATCGATCAGCCCATCATTATTGCCATGAAAAATGCTTTTCATGGCAGAACCATGGCAACTTTAAGCCTTTCTGGCAGCGAGCGTTTACAAATTGGTTTTGAACCTTTATTAGAACGTTTTATCCATATCCCATTTAATGATGTTGTTGCATTAGAAAATGCTATAAAAAAACATAAAAAAAATATAGTCGCAATTATGTTAGAACCTATTCAAGGAGATGGTGGAATTAAAATAGCCACGTCCAATTTTTTAAAAGCTATTCGAGATTACTGTGACCAACACGATTGGTTGATGATACTCGATGAGATACAAACCGGCCTTTGCCGTACCGGGCCTTGGTTTGCCTACCAAACTTATAATATTTTACCTGATATAGTTACTATTGCAAAAACCTTAGGCAATGGCTTTCCTATTGGAGCTTATTGTTCTCGTGGAAAAGCAAATAATATTTTTCCCATTGGAAAACATGGTTCTACGTTTGCTGGTAGCGCATTAGCTTGTGCCGTTGCAATTACAGTTATAAATACCTTAGAAAAAGAAAGATTCTCTGCGCATGTAAAAAAAATTGGAGCTTATTTGCTTTCAAAATTACAAAATAGTTTTGATAACCATCCACATGTCGTCACTATAAAAGGACAAGGGCTTATGCTAGGTATTGAGCTTGATGTTGAATGTCGTAACATCCCTAGAATTGGATTAAAACATCATTTACTTTTTAATGTCGTTTCTAATAATACGATTCGTCTTCTACCTGCTTTAATTTTACAAGAAGCTGAAGCGGATGAAATTTGCCTGCGTTTAATTAAAACCATAGCCGAATTTTATAATTCATCTTTATGA